In Anopheles arabiensis isolate DONGOLA chromosome 2, AaraD3, whole genome shotgun sequence, the genomic window ACTGCATCATATCGTAGAAAACCGTAAAGGTAGCTTTCCGTAATGCTGGTTCTGGAACAAGTGTTACCTCCAAGAACGGCCCTACCATCGACGGAATAAAGTGCAGTTTGTGCTCTCCAAGTTGCGCCCACATGCTCAATATTTGAAAGCCCATCATAACGCGCATATCGCCGTGAGTGCTCAACAGTTTGCGCCGTTTCGTCTCATGATACTGCTCGATCTGCAGTGACGGCTGAGTGAGGAAAATAACAGCAACGCTGAAGTACGACCACCACAGCTGTGAATCAAACGATTGAGGACCAAGGAACCGATACACGAGGGGTTTTGCCAGCTCCTCCAAAGTTCGCCGCAACACGTCATTGGCggccattttcatcaccaACCAGTCCTTTGAAAATATCATCCAGTCCTGTTCGAGGATGTCCTTGAAGATTGCAAGACACTGCTGGATAAAATCTTTGAGTTCCTTTCCTCCGACGACTGATCCTCCACCGGTTGGACTAATGCCAGTCTGTTGTCTATCCCACATACGTTGATAGTGTGACTcatccagcagctgcagcagaccTAGCTTTACCGCAAACAAGGAGCAAACGAGATTCTCGTTACCGCCATTGCTCAGTACATTAATAGTTTGCAGCAGTATGGGAAAGATGTTGGCAAATAAAGTATCCAGATCGTGATGGATGGCGTTCGATGGTTTCTCCCCAGATTTTGCTTTCGCTTCATACAACTTGATCAACACTTCGGCGAGAATTTCTGAGCACAATCGCAGTTCGTCCCGCCGAGCTAGATGAATGCGAAGATGCTTGCAGGCAATGTTTAAGATGACTGAACGTAGTTCGTCGTCTTCAAACAACTGTCCGGAAACCATATCCTTGATTGACTTCAGCTTCGCTTGTATCAAGGGCGGTTGAGCGTCCTTCGGAACAGCGTCCAGCATGGATTTTACAAGCGTTTCCAGCTCCGGACGGGTGATGATGGTACGTAGCTGCTCAAATACCACCCCTGCATTACTGAGCAGCGCTTCCTGTGTTGCTAGGATTTGTGTCGTACTTGGCACCGCAAGCATACCATTCAGGGACAGGAATACGGAAAACAGATCATTCTTGAACTTATCCTCATATTGGCCCCCGGACGCATGGGCAAACAGTTTGCGCGATTGGATGATTAGTTTGAAAATAAACTCGAGCGAACTGAAACACTGCACGATCGGTTCAAGATTGTCGGTTGTTGTCAGCCAGTCGGCCAGATGTTGCACCGAAGAAAGCAGTCCTTGGTATACTAGCGGAGCAGCAAAATGATTGCGTATGTACGCGTCCATTACCggtttgaagtgttgaaattTGCTGCTTTGCATCAAACTAAATATGTTGACTAGTACGTGAAACACAAGCCCCGAGTGAGGCGTGCTGTTACCATCATCGGTCGAAAATAGGGCGAACAGCGCGTCCAAAACATCCTGCAGGAATTTGATCAGCTCCTCATTGTGCAGTCGCAGCACGCGCTGCAACGAATCCTGTATACCCTCCGGTCTGTTGCGCCACTGAAGCAGTGACAGCAAGTCTCCATTTTGAGTCAGTTTTGTTGAGCAAAGGATAGTGCGCACGTAAAAGGCTTCCTTCGAACTGCGATGGTACGGTGATGGTGAATCACCCTGCGCCTGCCGGTCACCAGCCGTACAGGGAAGCCGTAAATACACGTTCGGCTGTACCTTCAGAGCGTCTTCACACTTGTACACGTACAGCTCGTGAGCTCCATCGGCGATTGTCGCACCTCCCGGTTCCATAAGCCGCGCAAAACTAAACCCGAACAGTTTCGGGTCAGACTTGTCCCTCGTCGAGCAGCTACGAAACTCGAAACGAACATGCGCCTTACTGAACTTATCGATAGGCACAAACATCCGGATCGTTTCATTCCACGCCGGAGAGTTGTTATGGTAAAGCACCATCGATTTGTAGTATGCCTGCAACGGGCTTCCCGACGCGATCGCTATGCACTCCTGCACCATACGCCCGTTTTCATCCAGCACAAGCGCTGTGATTTCAATGTTCTTTGCCGTGCTGATACCAACGCGCTCGAACTCCCCCCTTTCTAGCGTTAGGAAGAGATCGTTGCGTACGTCTCCCGGCATGATTACATCCGGGAATCCTATTTTCTTGGTGATGGCCGTTCCCTGGAACAGGATTGGTTGTTCCAGTTTTGCTTGGCCGATTTCTCCGTGAAGAAGTTTCATCGAAACCACCAATCCATAATGGCTCTGGGTGCTAGCGTTGATCGGTTGAAATTTTCCACTCGCTTTCTTGATGATCAGCTCGTGCAACTGGTGGTAGTCTTTCTCCTCACACTGGAAAATCTTAAAGCTAAATTCCTTTTCCTCCGATTCTACACTATAATCAAACTGAGCGATTTCATTCAGAGGCAGCACTCCGACACCGTACGGTCGGCGGTAGGCATGCGTTGTAGTTGTCAGCTTGTCACCTTTCTTCACCGACTCAGAGTGCAGCATTTTACCAACGCGCATTACGTTTGCGATGAGATAGAGATCCTGATTCAGGTCAGACGATCCAAGATCGGTGAAAATAGTGCAGTTGTGGCTTGTTTCCACGTAGGTCGAAAACCCATCTCGTGCAATACGCACTAGAAAACGCTCCGAAAGCGCACGCATGCGGTTCGTGTTGCCATTGTACAGATAGAAGTATATTTCTGCATCGTCGCCTATCCGGTGTCCAAAATCACGCATGCAAAAGTACAGATGATgcgtatgtatttttttgccaGCTTTTCGTCGAAGTGTACCTCGATTCTGCAAGATGAATAGAAAAATGTAAGTTTCTACTATATTCGTAACGTAGCGGGTCATTTCCATTAATGATTACGTACCGATGCTGCCTTGGCATTTTCTGCACTATTCACGTGTACTTGATGAAGCGATACTATACCAATTTTCTGTGGGTCCACTGCCAGGGTGCCAGAACGAGGTACAAGATCTAATCCAAGTTTCctgtaaacaaaataaatatattttgtaatgtaaaacaacaacattgtaTAATACATATGTACATTATGTATTTTATCAgttaaattataatttataataattcataattttataataattaattttatcagTAAACGTATATTTTATCTAATAACCAAGCTTGGAATGCGCGAATGGGTAATTACCATCAAATAATTCGTTGTTGTACTAAACAAAAGAGCAGAATcatgttttaaagttttttatGTTCCCGATCCAACATTCAGTAACCAAGATGTACTATGCAGCAAAGAATCAGCCTGTCTTGGGTTCAATCCCCGTATTGAGCGAGCCTTTTTCATACGCAAACATTACTATCCTGCTAATGTTTATATCATATTCTCTCAAattcttaaattatttttattttcgaatttcaaaataatacgAAATAACCATACCACTATGGACATAATTTGCCATTCCTTCACGAGAATAATTAAGGAATTATAAACATATGAAATGAATCGTGCGAACGTAAATATAAAATCCAAATAAGAACAGTGGGTAATACACATATACCAATATGTATTAAATTTGAGTGAAATCAATGAATATGctgttaaaaataaagcaaataaatatcaattttATGCATCCTAACGCAATCTTTTGTATCATCTACATAGATACAGATTCATAGAGACTGCATTATTATCACATCGAAGCATTTAACTGCAGAGAGGTTTCTTCCTGTGCGGGATGACCTCTCTACACCGATTGCAGCATGTTCACCTGAAGAGGCAACGAAAAGCTGCAAAAGCAACTgccaacaacaaaacctgACACAAAAACTGTGAGAACCAATAAtgagaaaaaatgaagcaattttAAAGAACATGATCGTCACATGATTCTTTTTACGACACTTCAACGTCGCATCCCTTACCCATACCAGCATAAAACCACATCACTCCAACCGAGCCTATTTACTTCGGTTACGAGATTCCAGCAGCTTTCCATATTGCTTCAAcatttttatgtgtattttcTGCTTTCACTCCCCGGGACAACATACGTTGACATCCCCTCACCGCATCTCGTCCGATCACACGGCTCTCGATCGacgcaaaaacataaaacaagtaCGCAAAAGCATACGCGTACCTTTGCTCCTGTTACCAACCTCTGTTGACATGTGGTACGTACCCTAGGCACAACGTGGCAACGTTGCACACTCCCTCTCTGAGGCTCTGGATGTATAACGCTCAAGAAAGAAGCCCATAAAGAGAAATACCACACGTCAAATGCAGACGGCCGCACCACGAGGCTAAGATGATCAATTGAAGGGTAATAGGATGAGTGTGAGGTAAAAGCGGAAACCCTCCATTCAACGAACACGGCCCGTAGTCGCACCGTCTAggtatatatgtatgtgtgcatgcCGTCGAAAGATGGCGATGGTTCGTCGCTAAGAGCGAGATGCAAGTGTACCTTGACGCAGTCTCCCAAGGAGGCTTTTAAAAGCTGTTGGAAAGATTTAACCTGTTCCAATACACTGACGAGCTTCCTCCAATGGCAGGGTACGCTGGCACCTTTCCAGGGTAACACAGAAGCTGGCACTCATCGCAACACGCATACATCTTTCTTAACAGCGGCCTCTCTTACGTGAGCGAAAGTTTCGTTAAAATAATGAGTGCTGGACTTGAGTTCTTCCATCGATCCGACGATTTCCAGTGAGGGATGGAGTTTCCAGAGGGTTTGAAATTGATTCCACCAGTCAATTGTGCTACCAGAATTTGATTCATGATTTTCTCATATAAGCGGGTTTCAACCATTTCgcagacccccccccccatgtaGAGTGCTTGTAGGATTTCATTCCCCACTCACAAGTTCATGAGTGGGGGGAGAGCGTGGCAACCCTCATGGTATTTAGCaaaattttgatcaaaaatCGCCCCGTTAGTGGGAATTTCCTACCGGTTGAAAACCGCTATTACATATTGTCGTTTATgttattgatattttattaTCCCCAATTTCTATACCACAATCAGTTGTATTTGTTATGGCTGTAAGATAATCGAATCTACACACGATGTTGTTGACaaatttacaacatttttttttaacaatgaTACACAAAATATCCGCCTgatatttgctttttttgacGGTGTACCTATCATATATTGAAGCAAAATATCACTTCATCTAGTACAAAACCCTAGTGATCTATAAACCCTTccaaatggtttattttgaCGAAACTAGCATGATTCAGATAAGAAGAGAGAACGAGATGGAGAAATAATAAGAAGGAcagatgaaaaaaagaatggGCATAGAATCTGAGACTGCGAAAACCATTTGGCTCAGGGCTCGTTAGAAACCAATTTCGTGGTTGTTTTGGGCAGCTTCTGACAATGCTCCTGACTGTGCCACGGTACAACACAAGCAACGAAAACGAGGGTAGAAGCAAAAGTGCAAGAGGGCGGCGAACTCAAAACCAGAAGGCGAAACTGAGCGATCTTCAACCAGGGAGCCCATCTCATGCCGGCCGGCTGGTTCATTCTAGCCATCCCGACGAttgaagtagaagaagaacgtAAATGATGGGAAGTGAAATTAAAACCTTAATCTTTAACACAGCGCGCTATGCTGGTGCTTTTTCGCTTTCGTATTGTTGTCTTGCTTTTTGACCAGCGGATTATGCGCATGTATGGCTTACATTCGAACGAATTTGATGTAGAATACCAATCCCCTCACGCACATGATAACTATGTAGAATCTCGGTGATTTTGCTTTGCATCCATTCATGACAGAATAGACGGCATCATATTAAGGGAACCACTAAAATCATTTCTTGTGCAGTCAGAAAAGTGCGGAGCTCGTGATAAGAGGAGGAAAAATAATCGAATAGTGCGCTAACACATTTTCTAGTAAACTGTTGGAGAACGTTTGGGGAAAAATAAGCTTTTTAGTTCTGAAAATAATAACCATCCAGATCACATTTTTTCTTTAACTTTACACCGCTGCACGTAACATAGAAATTAGCTTCAAAATGATGCTAGCAGTTTGAATGttcataataaataaacatcacTTCATTTACATACAATGCTCGTGGGACATAACCTGACATAGTGCAGTGATCTGATTATCTTCATCTAGTTTAGTTTCTTTGGCTTTGTATTGTAGACGATACAAGAACAATATTTTGATTCATCACCGTCTGCAGACttgttttcgttttaattGCTACTACACTAAGCAATACAGCCGAAGCCGTTccttttgaaaaataatattagcTAGAATACCTATATTATACCTGTTGAAAGTATAATTTATGctttcaaacatgtttttaacGTTTAAAATCGAATGCTTTGGTAGTCATTGAATGTGGTAACATAGTTTTACACACACGTAAATTAGCAGAATGAAGTAGATTCGACGTGAAAATACTAATCcaattacataaaaaacacGCCACGATCTATTTTAATTCCTCCGACCTAATCCTAGCCTGAGTAACTATCCTTGTAGTCAATACCCTGATCAAGAGGAACACGTGTTTGGGCATTTTGACATTGTGTGatcatttaattttcaaagCATGCAAAAACATTACCTCGTATTGCATCTAACATACCCATCACAATCGTATCATacataacaaacaaatgataAGAAatgttgctttaaaaaaatgtattggaGTTCTCATCAAAATGAATGTCAACAAATATCTTATAACTAAATACAACCAACACATATTAATCATCTCAGTCAGTTTATCTGTTGCATGTATGCGAATGTATTGTTATTTCTTTATCAGCCTAGATGCTACAGATAACCAAGTGAACAGTGGTGTATGTGTATGAAACCCTCACCTACTCACAAAAACATCCAAAAGATTTACCTGTTCTTTATACTGTCGCTATCGAGGCCACCCCATCGCGAACCAGCCTTACGCTGCTGTTGCAGGGGAACATAAAATGTCATAGCTTTGGGTTGCTATTAATTTGATCAAATTGAGGCATGTGCAAGCTCTTCTACGGTACAAGTAACCAAGTTTGTTTTGGTCCTGTGGGAGCATGATCTGTTCTACCACCACCAGTTCACATTAAGGTGTTTTGTACCATAAACACCTCATTGAAGCACGGAAATCGAACACACGCTAGAATCGACAGGCACTGCCAACAATGTGTCCATCACGCTTCAAATGCACCATCAATCGAACACTTAACTACTTCACTAACATGTGTAGCAAATATAAGCATCCAttgaaaccaaacaaaatcacttccGGCCGGAACTATGACAACGTTTCACTCACATCAACTTTATCGTGCACATCGGGAGTGCGTCGTTAAGTCACTACGCAGCTGATTTGTGGTAGTAGTAAGTGTTGCTCCGTAGCGCCTTTCACGACGGCACACACAAGCCTCTTGTGGACCTCTCGAGTGGAAAGTGATAACTGATGTTACACATTGGCTAACTTTGTCGGGTAGCGTCAAACTGTGTGCACACGGCAACTAAGGCACGCGACCGCACACCATACAAGTACTATCAGCTCATTACTGACACATATCCatccaaccaacaacaacgtcGATGACAATATCCCCCCGCCGGTCTGTGCTGTGAACCGTCTGTGCACGCGACCGATTTGTGAGACCCCTGACTCGTGAAAGAAAACTCTCACACGTGGAACAGGTGGAAGGCGGATGTGATGAAAATTGGATTGGAAAATCCACAAACAGAGAGCGCAAATATACCCATCTCGGCATACCCCAGTAATGCGCCCTACCAACCGTAGACTGTACGCTGGGTCGGttagttggttggtttgttggaCGATTTTCAGTcttattttttcttcgctATCGACGGCTATGCGACAGTACTGCCATTGTCTACAAAAGCTTTCACATTTATACTATTGACAATCATCCAAATTAGAATATTCCTCCATCTATGCTCTACTAATTGCCAGTAGCGGATTAACACTAAtggaggccctaagcggtAAGACGAATATAGGCCATTCTGATGTGTCGAGCGAGGAATTGTATGAGGAATTCTAAACCAGAGAAGGACTACGAAGCAAATTTACatgtgagggggggggggttcctTTTCTCGGGGTCCCACGCGACAACCTAGTTTGCGTACTGCTTATCCAGTTCCTGCATATTGCGTTGTTTCAAGTAAATAAACTCTtttagaattaaaaaaaacatacaaaagtttaaaaaaatcgcaGATTTTAGAACTGAAAAAAACCATGTTAATATAAAAATCGTAGTAGTTACAGCAACGTTCTATACATTTACTTCATCTTTTGGGctcaacaaccgctgtcggtcaaggcctgactgcaccacttgtggggttggctttcagtggctTTTTGAATTACccctcatagcaggatagtcagtcttaTGTGTGAcgacacggtctatttagggcttgaacccatgacggatatgttgttaagtcgtacgagttgacgactgtaccacgagaccggctagtAGACATTGTTATTGGaatatacaaaaatataataatgataatgaaaaaaaaagtcgtaGGTTCGTCATTCTTACTAACGTTAAAGTCGTTCGATTTACTACGAGCGTGAATGTTACtttcgctgtttttttttataaatgtttATGTATGAAATTGGAAAAACTGCATCGTGATGTTGCACTCATGCTAAAAAAAGCACACTGtttaataaatcattccaGATTTAATTTCTGTACACAGTAttgctttatgttttttttttctcacttttcATTCCTTGCTTCTATGGCACAAGTGGTAGctgaaaaatgttaaatgtgGATATGTTAAATACATTAAATTAACACCTCATACTGCATTACTACTGGGGCAAATGAAATGGGCGTACAAATTAACCCCATCAAAATGCCAAGCcaatgaaagagaaaaagataaaataaacagTTTTCCTTAACGAGTCCCTTAAGGAACAAGCTGCCAGTAGAATCACTGAAACCATCATCAGCATTACTGCATGGTCCATTTCAGTGAAAGGAAGCGAATGGAATACGAACACATTCGGTAGCCAAGCCAATTTAGGTGATGACTTGGTATGCCGCGGACAAAGTACTGGGTGAAATATACAGTTTGGTGTAAGTGTGGTAGGTAGTCGCTCGCTTCATCAAGCAGCATACATCGTTTTCAAGGTGACTGTTAATGTGTCAGTATAACTGTTGCTTAAAGCAAAACTTTAAGATTTTGAGCATTGCTACCATCAtaacaaaagcaaaccaaatcTATTTTAATCTTCAACCCCAAACAAGACAGTCAATCAGAAATTAGTGCACAGACTGTTCGCTAAAATGACGGATAATAATTAATATGTCATTTCGTACGTTACATGACGTTTTGATCTATGGCAGTTAAATTAATATATCGCCAAGaacaaagcctctctaaaacACACCTTTTATGGGTTTCAAGCCTGTAGCCTTGATGCGTTCCTTCGTTTTAAAAACAGTAGCGCATGATGAAGTAAGGTACAGCTTTTTGCGAGAAAAGAAATAGCCAACAGAATCCCGACATAAAACGAATGAATGCCGTAGCGCGGTAGCTTTTAAACCGCCACAATTTCCTTCCAGgatgaaataaaatggaaCGAGAAAGAGAATCGATGTACGAGGATCTCACCATATGCTGCAGTTCTTTGCTTCCTTCGCTGTACATGTACAGTCATCAATACCAAACCAAAGACAGCAGAAATAAAACCTCGTGAGagcctgctgctgcattgCAAGCGATCGCTTCTGAAGCACCACAGAAGAGGTGGTAAAAGGTAATGGGGATAAGATATATCAGAAACAACCAGAAGATGGGAACTGGTTTTTCATGGTCCACGGTCGAGATGGGTTTCAACCAGCTTTTATAGCAGCGCAGCACAGTCAGGCACGAAATACTTTTCAGTATAGCGTACCGACATACCACGGAGCGCAGAAGAAGATCAAAACAAGTAATCTTGGGTTATTGAAGCAGATGGAAATTAGGCAGAATCAAGTTCAAGTTCTTCTTCGTCATCGACCATTCACATCTTCATCGATCTATACACCTATGGCAGACAATCCTCCATCCGACCGGGGATCTTCAAGACCTGAACCAAATGGATCGAAAAATGCTGCTAGCTGCAGTAATCAACATCGAAACGTTTTTAAGCCTGCACACACTAGGCGCGCCTGTGAAGACAAGCGATAAAGTTCCCTGTGTTTCTTATTCGACATCCTACTGCACTATGCATATACCACGAACACACATAATAGATATGCGAGTCACCCAACAACACCTAACCTTTGCGTACTTCCCTATGTAAGGTGGCGGACACACTCAACACTGATGCCGCACACATCGTCAAGCTCCAAACAACTTAATCAAAGTCAATAAACCCAAACGCTTCGAAAAAAACCGCTCCTAACTTTGTTTTTCGATCCATCTGTGTGTTAGACGTAGTGAACCGTTTCATTCTTCCAAGCACCTTTCAAACGTTTCTCTTTTGACTATTCTTCTTTTGACTTGCTGCTAGGATGCTTTACTGGTTGCGATGTTCTCTGTTAAGCTTGTAGGCACACACTGCATTGAGACATAAAACACACCACCAACGTGCAAACAACGGCAATGGTTAATAAATAGACACAAATCTCTGGTACATAAGTAGAACCAACACTCAACATCGTTAAATTGTATACATAGTGTTTTTGAGATGTACGTGatttacaaaaaatacaacaatcaTAAATATTTACCACAGACAATTACCCCGAGTTAATTCATCAATCTAATTATACATCAAAATCACTCCATAAATTTCTAAAACAATAATGAAAACAGTGCGACAGGAATGGTGGAATGAATAAAACCATCATTTTACATGCAGCAAtaaatttgcatttgcaaGATAATGCACATTTTGATGGAGTACGCCATCAAACATTTGCATATACACGGTTGATCACGTTACAAATCATGTTAAATCGATACGTACTTCTATGAACAATTCATTGCAGTTGCTCAACGAT contains:
- the LOC120893863 gene encoding dedicator of cytokinesis protein 3 isoform X3; the encoded protein is MTFYVPLQQQRKAGSRWGGLDSDSIKNRKLGLDLVPRSGTLAVDPQKIGIVSLHQVHVNSAENAKAASNRGTLRRKAGKKIHTHHLYFCMRDFGHRIGDDAEIYFYLYNGNTNRMRALSERFLVRIARDGFSTYVETSHNCTIFTDLGSSDLNQDLYLIANVMRVGKMLHSESVKKGDKLTTTTHAYRRPYGVGVLPLNEIAQFDYSVESEEKEFSFKIFQCEEKDYHQLHELIIKKASGKFQPINASTQSHYGLVVSMKLLHGEIGQAKLEQPILFQGTAITKKIGFPDVIMPGDVRNDLFLTLERGEFERVGISTAKNIEITALVLDENGRMVQECIAIASGSPLQAYYKSMVLYHNNSPAWNETIRMFVPIDKFSKAHVRFEFRSCSTRDKSDPKLFGFSFARLMEPGGATIADGAHELYVYKCEDALKVQPNVYLRLPCTAGDRQAQGDSPSPYHRSSKEAFYVRTILCSTKLTQNGDLLSLLQWRNRPEGIQDSLQRVLRLHNEELIKFLQDVLDALFALFSTDDGNSTPHSGLVFHVLVNIFSLMQSSKFQHFKPVMDAYIRNHFAAPLVYQGLLSSVQHLADWLTTTDNLEPIVQCFSSLEFIFKLIIQSRKLFAHASGGQYEDKFKNDLFSVFLSLNGMLAVPSTTQILATQEALLSNAGVVFEQLRTIITRPELETLVKSMLDAVPKDAQPPLIQAKLKSIKDMVSGQLFEDDELRSVILNIACKHLRIHLARRDELRLCSEILAEVLIKLYEAKAKSGEKPSNAIHHDLDTLFANIFPILLQTINVLSNGGNENLVCSLFAVKLGLLQLLDESHYQRMWDRQQTGISPTGGGSVVGGKELKDFIQQCLAIFKDILEQDWMIFSKDWLVMKMAANDVLRRTLEELAKPLVYRFLGPQSFDSQLWWSYFSVAVIFLTQPSLQIEQYHETKRRKLLSTHGDMRVMMGFQILSMWAQLGEHKLHFIPSMVGPFLEVTLVPEPALRKATFTVFYDMMQCEQVSRGSFRLVESELIDKLDLLISENKGDDEYRELFSTMEQLCLALLERVQTENPSWRESGIAFISSVTRLLERLLDYRSVMQGDENRDKRMTCTVNLLNFYNDEINRKEMYVRYIYKLLDLHLGAENYVEAGLTLKLYADMLSWDSENISDESNGPREWEQKEKIYKNIISYFDKGKCWEKGIPLCKELAIFYERKRFDYNRLSDALVQEAKFFQNILTQLRPEPEYFRVGYYGTGFPSFVRNKQFIYRGLEYERIGAFIQRLQTEFPTAFILDKKQYPPDSSILNSPEQRFHVVNVRPIADPYHLKSAKVTVPEKISKYYEVNDVTRFQYDRPVHKGTVDKDNEFKSLWIVRTIYETAQPLPGILRWFEVSKTSEHELTPVEFACETIANVNKELSDLIVQYRLDPKRNLNPFTMRLQGSVDANVNGGFSKYQDAFFSERFAKSAEGRDQSVHVQRLKRLIFEQMQILRQALELHRSLAPEQVLPLHNRLSEAFLELEKSTSEWKTNINIPTKPLPPLPIGQQQQPHGGGGTDLYGGGTGANGGKMGLSNGGAQELAYFPEDYDGTYMSVNKKTLSLSGIVPMTALTSSPAPHIPPRDSTGAVMLPAVCSPTAPPLPPRGHTPDKRSSNPMPFTEYVEQQQQQLQQHSSLPGKNRQKKYSLYEISLNDSGNYGSPRNLAEFRQGFYRDSGISTSTQELNNLNAASSSGATGGGPLPQGGEGCAQTPPHQHYHQPMTITSAATTSHDDYNIIANGNTLPVMSQHPVRGHQKTNSNPEAYQSIPMVAGTTAPSTGGTSVQPPPPPIPPKSASLHHQHSLPVGSLGGGGLANNNINNNNNNHSNNNSTLSFHSQGAHAQHLPPPSHYHHQRNQSLNLSTNSSSDGEQLSLNDISPAPPPMFNDNFSDSFSDECDNPAPSCGAVPNSQHAKMTPSPGRSVGGGGSGAAGAGVVVTPGGYNSTTLNGSASSGEALELSSITTTTTTTTIISLRRDDEDEIFY